The genomic region GCACGTGGGGCTGGCCGATTGTCTTCACGGCGGGCCTGAAGGCGGGCGCCATCGTGATTCCCGAGGGCGAGGGGCTTCGCTTCGGCATCTCCCCGCAGCTGGGCGCCGAGTTCTTCCTGGACGACGACGACAACATCCTGCTCGGTCTCAACTACAATCCGGACATCCCCATTGGCGGCGGAAGCGCCACGCATCGCCTGGGTATGGCCGTCGGTTACAAGTTCTAGAGGGGGCCCCACCATGATTGCCCAGATCCTCGCCGCCACCCTGGCGGTGGCCGCCAGCCAGGCGCCTGTCGTGGCTCCCGCCGTGCGCGGAAGTCCGCAGGTTGCCCTGCCGTTCCCGACTGGGGACGTGCAGACCTACAACATCATCCAGTGGGACCCGAACCAGCTCCCGCGCATCTACGAGCGCTCCGACCAGCTCCCGCTCACCGACGAGGAGCTGACGAAGCTGTCCCAGGCCGGCTTCGAGCCCGCGCAGCTCGTGAAGATGATTGAGGAGCGCCGCTGCACCTGCGACGCCAGCGCCGACGGCCTCATCCGGCTCAAGAAGGCGGGCGTGGACAAGGCGGTGCTGGCGGCGGTGTCCCGGCACGGGCTGGCGCCCAACCGGGCGCTCGACCTGCTGGTGACGCTCGACTTCACGGGCGAGAGCCGCACCGCGCGCGAGGCGTTCCTCTACTTCTTCGTGGACGACGGCGACGTCACCCGCGTCTTCACCGCCAACATCCCGGAGCTGCTGCAGCGCCGCAACAGCCACGAGACGATGGTGGACCGCAGCGACATCATGGTGGCCCGCACCGTGCGGCGCGTCCAGCTGGCGGGCAAGGTGGCGCTCAAGACGTACGGCCCGCACAAGGTGCTGGTGGCCGCCAGCGGCAGCCCCACGCTCACGCACCCCAACCAGCTCACCGACCAGGAGCGGGCGAAGTCGCAGACCTATACCTTCGACTACCCGCGCGCCTCGCTGCAGAGCCTCTGCCGCCTGACGGCCGGCTACCGCCGCGACGCCGTGCTGACCTACAAGTGGAACTTCGAAGGCAGCCGCTTCGAATGCGAATGGAACTAGGAGTCACCGCACCATGAACCCCCGCAACCTGCTTCTGTCCGCCTGCCTCGTCGCCACGCTCGCCGCGTGCGGAGGCCCGCGCGCCTACACGCGTGGGACGTACGAGGACCCCAACACCATCGAGATGCTGTCGGACCGCTTCAACGAGAACGACCTGCAGCTCATCGCCAAGAAGATGGCCGAGTCGCTGGCCACCTCGCCGCGCTTCGCCCAGGGCCGGCCCGACGGCTCGCTGCCCATCGTCCTGGTCGGCAAGCTGAAGAACAGCACCTCCGAGCACATCGACATGCGCTCGCTGGGCGACAAGATTCAGACGGCCCTCGCGCAGACGGGCCGCTTCGCCCTGGTGGACCAGGCCGCGCGCCAGGACATCGCCGAGGAGTACGAGTACCAGCAGTCCGGCTACGTGGACCCGAACGCCGCCAAGGCGCCGGGGCAGCAGTCGTCGGTGGACTTCCTGATGACGGGCGACCTCGCCTCCATCATCCAGGAGGTCGGCAACGACAAGCTCGTCTACTACAAGATGACGGCCAAGCTGAGCAACGTTCGCACCGGCCTCATCGAGTGGACGGACGAGAAGCAGATCCGCAAGAAGTTCGAGAAGAAGAGCGTCGGCTGGTAATCCGCCGCCGGTGTCCTCCCCGCGAAGGTCCGCTTTCATGAGGTCTTCCCTCCACTGCGGCCCGCTCCACCGGATTCGGTGGGGCGGGCTGGCGCTGTTGAGCCTGCTCCTGCTGTCCGGCTGCGCGACTGACTACGTGGCGCGGACGCGAGGCGTGCGCGCGGCGTACCAGTCGGAGGACTACGCGCGCGCGCTGGGCGCGCTGGAGTCCGCCACGCGGGCGAGCCTGGAGAAGGACCAGCTGCTCGTCCTCCTGGACAAGGGCATGGTGCTGCACGCCGCCGGAAGGTGGGCGGAGAGCAACACCGTGCTGGAGGAGGCGGAGCGGCTCAGCCAGCAGCTCGACGGCGTCTCCGTCAGCGAGGAGGCCGGGGCGCTCGTCACCAACGAGCGCCAGCGCGCGTACCGCGGGGAGGACTTCGAGAAGCTGATGATTTCCGTCATCCAGGCGCTCAACTACGCCGAGCTGGGCGAGGACGAGAGCGCGATGGTGGAGGTCCGCCAGGTCAACGAGCGCCTGGAGAAGATGGTCTCCGACGAGAAGAAGCCGTACGAGCAGCTCGCGATTGCGCGCTACCTCGGCGGCGTCATCCGCGAGGGCCAGCGGGACTGGGACTCGGCGTACATCGACTACGCGAAGGCCTACGAGCTGGAGCCCCAGCTGGGCGCGCTGGTGGAGCCGCTGCTGCGGCTGGCGAAGCAGGCGGGCCGGGACGAGGCGTACGCGGAGCTGCGCGAGAAGTACCCGGACGTGCCGCACGAGCCGCTGGCACCGGGCGAGTCCCAGGTCGTCGTGGTGGTGGAGGCCGGCCTGTCTCCGGAGAAGCAGCGGGCCTCACGTGATGGCGGCAACGGTGGGGACCTCATCGAGGTACCCGTGTACCGGGACCGGGGCAGCGCGCCGCGGGTGCGGGTGTCCCTGGGAGAGGCGTCCCTGGCGGCGGTGACGGTGACGTCGATTGCGGACGTGGCGCGCGTGCACCTCGACAGCCGCATTGGTGGGATGCTGGCGAAGCAGCTCGCGGGCGCGGCGGTGAAGGCGGGCCTCGCGGCGGGCCTGGGCGCGCTGACGAAGAGCGAGGAGGTGGGGGTGCTCACCTTCCTGGTGCTCAACGCGATGAACGCGCCGGACCTGCGTTCCTGGCTTTCCCTGCCAGCGGAGTTCCAGGTGGCGCGCTTCCGGGTGAAGTCGGGCAGCCACACCGTGCGTGTGGAGGCGGGGGGGCGAACGTCGGAGCACGTCGTGGACGTGAAGCCCGGGCGGGTGGGGCTCATCGTGGTGCGGCGCTACTGAGCGCGAAATCTGCACTATTTGATGTAGGGTGCGCGCCCCATGTCGCCGGTCCTGGCCACGGTGGCCCTCTATTCCGTCATCATCGTCCTGGGTGCGCTCGCTGGCGCCGTGGTGGTGGTGTGGAACCAGCAGCCCACGCAGCTGGTGCGCTTCCTGGCCTTCGCGGCGGGGGTGATGCTGGGCGCGGCCTTCTTCCACATGCTGCCGGAGGCGTACTCCGGAGGCGGGTGGTGGGCCTTCGCGTTGGTGCCGGGCGGCTTCGTCTTCATCATGGTGCTGGAGCGCTACCTGGTGGCGCACGCGGGCGAGGATTTGCCCGGGGACCACATGTCCAGCACCGGCGCGCCGGCGCAGCCCGGACAGGTGCTGGGGCTCACCGCGTTCCTCGGGCTGTCCACGCACACGCTGTTCGACGGGATTGCCCTGGGCTCGGCGGTGGAGGAGGGCGTGGGGTTGATGGCGCTGCTGGCCATCGTCTCGCACAAGGTGCCGTCCGCGCTGTCGCTGGCGTCCATCCTCAAGGCGGAGGGCCGCGGTCGCGGCTCCGTGCTGTGGCTGTCCACGCTGTACGGGATGATGGTGCCGGCGGGCGCGGCGCTCTACTTCCTCTTCGACGCGGTGCTGAACTTCGAGAGCCTCGCCGCCAAGGCGCTGGCCTTCTCGGCGGGGACGTTCCTCTACATCGCGGTGTCGGACCTGCTGCCGCACGTGCACCGGCACGGCAAGGACCACCCGGGGCGCAACGTGCTGGCGCTCTTCTGCGGCCTGCTCCTGATGTTCCTCCTCGCGCAGTGGATGGGGCACCCGGGGCACTGAGCCGGGGAGGGGATGCGCCCGTGCCGGCGGGCCGCTCCTTTACGGAGGGGGGCCCCGGAGCGGCCCACCGGCTCAGGCGGCTGGGGTGAGTCGTCGCGCCGGGCGAGCCCGGGCGAGGCTGCGGAGGACCTGGGCCTCGAACTCCTCCAGGTCCCCCAGCTTGGCCAGGAAGACGGCGCCTTCCGGTGCCACCACTCCATCCATTCCGCTGTGGAGGATGACCGGGGTGTCCCGCAGCCACGGGTCCTCCGCGAGGCGCTGACAGAGCTCGAGCCCGCCCATTCTCGGCATGGACACGTCGGTGATGATGAGGTGGGGACGCAGGTGTGGAGTCATCTTCAGCGCCTCCAGCCCATCCGAAGCGGTGGCGACGGCACAGCCCATGAGTTCCAACACCTGGGTGTAGATGAAGAGCTGGCTGGGGTCGTCGTCGACCAGCAGGACGGTGTGCATCAATCGCCTCGGAATGGATGGGGGCGGCGGGGCCGCCGTTCCCTTCCATGGGGAGGCGAGCCGGGAGATGTGAACGGGGCCGTCGCGAGCCCGGGCGCGGGACTCCTCCCGGTGCCGCCGCCCGCCGGGCAGTCAGGGGAGCCCGTGCTTCTTCTTGGCTTTCGCCGCCGGGGACCTGAGGATGCGCGCGCCCTCCATGGAAAAACGCACCGACTGGTACGAGCACCCCGAGTACTACGAGGCCATCTTCGGCACCGACACGGTGCGCGAGGTGGACTTCCTCCAGGCGCTC from Pyxidicoccus trucidator harbors:
- the lpoB gene encoding penicillin-binding protein activator LpoB gives rise to the protein MNPRNLLLSACLVATLAACGGPRAYTRGTYEDPNTIEMLSDRFNENDLQLIAKKMAESLATSPRFAQGRPDGSLPIVLVGKLKNSTSEHIDMRSLGDKIQTALAQTGRFALVDQAARQDIAEEYEYQQSGYVDPNAAKAPGQQSSVDFLMTGDLASIIQEVGNDKLVYYKMTAKLSNVRTGLIEWTDEKQIRKKFEKKSVGW
- a CDS encoding COG3014 family protein, with the protein product MRSSLHCGPLHRIRWGGLALLSLLLLSGCATDYVARTRGVRAAYQSEDYARALGALESATRASLEKDQLLVLLDKGMVLHAAGRWAESNTVLEEAERLSQQLDGVSVSEEAGALVTNERQRAYRGEDFEKLMISVIQALNYAELGEDESAMVEVRQVNERLEKMVSDEKKPYEQLAIARYLGGVIREGQRDWDSAYIDYAKAYELEPQLGALVEPLLRLAKQAGRDEAYAELREKYPDVPHEPLAPGESQVVVVVEAGLSPEKQRASRDGGNGGDLIEVPVYRDRGSAPRVRVSLGEASLAAVTVTSIADVARVHLDSRIGGMLAKQLAGAAVKAGLAAGLGALTKSEEVGVLTFLVLNAMNAPDLRSWLSLPAEFQVARFRVKSGSHTVRVEAGGRTSEHVVDVKPGRVGLIVVRRY
- a CDS encoding ZIP family metal transporter, yielding MSPVLATVALYSVIIVLGALAGAVVVVWNQQPTQLVRFLAFAAGVMLGAAFFHMLPEAYSGGGWWAFALVPGGFVFIMVLERYLVAHAGEDLPGDHMSSTGAPAQPGQVLGLTAFLGLSTHTLFDGIALGSAVEEGVGLMALLAIVSHKVPSALSLASILKAEGRGRGSVLWLSTLYGMMVPAGAALYFLFDAVLNFESLAAKALAFSAGTFLYIAVSDLLPHVHRHGKDHPGRNVLALFCGLLLMFLLAQWMGHPGH
- a CDS encoding response regulator, with the translated sequence MHTVLLVDDDPSQLFIYTQVLELMGCAVATASDGLEALKMTPHLRPHLIITDVSMPRMGGLELCQRLAEDPWLRDTPVILHSGMDGVVAPEGAVFLAKLGDLEEFEAQVLRSLARARPARRLTPAA